One Nitrospirota bacterium DNA segment encodes these proteins:
- a CDS encoding ParA family protein — protein sequence MSKTIAITNQKGGVGKTTLSVNLAAGLNKAGKKTLLVDVDAQGNASASVGLMIESGGKTIKDLMTNGGNPRDFITTVDSLEIIPANNSLKDMEEMLINNKSFDVLKKALAPITNDYDYIVLDCPPSINAFTKNALTMAEHIIIPVDVGYFSILGLKQLLEEIELERKSLNSSLSILGVLACKFDRRTSLSQQVFDTLKDSFPEKLFKTTIRLSIDVVRSQIQHKSVFDYNPKSFVAQDFQQLIEEILNA from the coding sequence ATGAGTAAAACAATAGCGATAACTAACCAAAAAGGCGGAGTTGGTAAAACGACCCTGTCTGTAAATTTGGCAGCAGGGTTAAACAAAGCAGGCAAAAAAACCCTGCTTGTTGATGTGGATGCTCAGGGAAATGCCTCGGCATCTGTTGGTCTTATGATTGAAAGCGGCGGCAAAACCATCAAAGACCTGATGACAAACGGTGGCAACCCAAGGGATTTCATAACTACTGTGGATTCCCTTGAAATCATACCTGCTAATAATTCACTTAAAGACATGGAGGAGATGCTGATAAATAATAAGTCTTTTGATGTTCTAAAAAAAGCTCTCGCTCCGATTACCAACGATTATGACTACATAGTGCTGGACTGTCCGCCAAGCATTAACGCATTTACTAAAAATGCTCTGACAATGGCCGAGCATATTATCATACCTGTGGATGTCGGATACTTTTCTATACTTGGCCTTAAACAGCTTCTTGAGGAAATAGAGCTTGAGAGGAAAAGTTTAAATTCGTCTCTGTCCATATTGGGGGTTCTTGCCTGTAAGTTTGACAGAAGAACGTCTCTGTCTCAGCAGGTGTTTGACACTCTGAAGGATAGTTTCCCTGAAAAACTTTTTAAAACCACAATTAGATTAAGTATTGACGTAGTGCGCTCTCAAATACAACATAAGAGCGTTTTCGACTATAACCCCAAAAGCTTTGTTGCCCAGGACTTTCAGCAACTGATTGAGGAGATACTAAATGCCTAA